In the Triticum aestivum cultivar Chinese Spring chromosome 2B, IWGSC CS RefSeq v2.1, whole genome shotgun sequence genome, TCTTCACCGGCGGTGGCTCGCACTTGTCTGGTGAGAATCTTTCATCTTATGTCATCTTGTTTATTGGTCGGCCACGCTCTCTCTCGGTCAAGGGCGTCCTAGATCTGACTTGAATGTGTCATCTCATCTCTATCTATCTAGGTACTAGTACAAGCAAACCAAAGACGAATCATTTCCTTTCACTGGCCGTTGGACTGTTGGAACTTGCAAGGTAATCCATCAGATTTGTACTCTAGTTGTTACTAGCAGCAAATAAGTTTCTGTTTTCCATACAAAATGCTACTCTATTGATTTGCATGCCATTGTGCCTCTGTTTTGCTAAACAAAAATGTTGGTGTTTTTTTCCTTCTTGTCTTGTCTTTAGATGTCTACATCTCAGACCACGTTGTCGACTATGTACCGAGATGCCAGTGTCAAGGCCGTGGCGAAAGCATCGCCTAGGCAGACGACTTACGAAGTACATTCCCTAACTTTGCCTATCATTACTGTTGTTCTTGCATTTCAATTCATTACCTGTCCTGCCTCTAAATGCACTTGTTCCTGACTTAGGACATCCCTAAGTTTCCTTATGGATAtcatgatgaggaggatgctcccAAGCCTGGCTTTTTGTGGTCTGGCTCCCAGATACGGCCAGCGTGGGCACCCAAGAACTACAAGGACTTGAAACTGGAACATAGTTTTTTACCAACGACCCCCAACAAATATCAACTCAAGAACCTCTTCAACCAGGTGCGTTACCATTTCAACAGATCGTCTCCCCTGGCATTTGAGGGCGATTCAGCTGTCAATGGTGCTTATACTACCAGATATCCGTTACCACCTTCTAGCCCGCCAGCGGCAAAAGTGAGTTTTCCCATGTTTTGCACTCTTGTTAATTGCATCTTCCCTTTTTCAGAGTATCATCTCTTGTATGTTTATGAATTACTCACTGTTTGTCATTGTATGAATTGAACTGTTCCTTTTGACCATCTAGATTTCTTGATGATATGTTTGCCTGTGCTAGCTTGCTTTCTTTATATTGACCTGCCGTTGTTTCAAACATTTCTAATTTTTCCATGTTTTGCACTAAATTCATTGTCCTATCTTGCTGTTTTGATATGGATTTGCTTGACTCTACCACCCTGCTGTGTTTATTTTGTCTTGTTGTTGTTCAAATAGTATTACTAATCTATTCTAGGTTTTTCATATTCATTTATTGTACTACCTTGCTGTCTTATATTGATGTCTTGACTGTACTATCTTGCTGTCTTGGCTATACTGATTGTTGTTTACAAATTATCAATTTCTCTCTGTGTATTGCACTTCCATTTATTTGTATTATCTCGCTGTCTTCACTCCACAGACACCTCTTCTTGATTAAAACATAACCAAACTTTTTTCAGGTTTTGCCCTGTCATTCATTGTACTATCTTGTTCATCACCATAACTGTTGCAAGTTACAATTACTtgtattttattgctttttctatACTGTTTGCAATGTTATGTCTTATTCTTGGATATACTTTGTTGGTGTTTTGATATTCATATTTCGTTTTCTCTTAGGACACGTATTACATAATCAGAATGCGAACCCGAGGGATTAAAAAAACCGGCCGTCCGCgagtattttttgaatttttgtttaaAGACGAGGACAATTATCTTATTGCGTGGAGGGTCTTGACGACGCCGGAGCAATGTAAAACGGCCCATTGGTTATTTTTTAGAGACACGGTGATCCATATGAATGATGAACCTTTCAAAGATATGGCACAGAAATGCAATTATCCCAGTGCCTACGCCCATGAGCTGTAAGTGTTAATAACAGTAGCAATGCAATGTGTTCATAACAGTGGCTACTCAGTGATttataattgttttttttttgctaacACACATTTTCAATCTTTTATTAGGCAAGAAGTGGAAATACACAGGACAGTGTTGGAGGACATTGAGATCTTCCTCAGGGATCTCTACGCGAATCCTTTGCAGAAGACACATGCTCAAGGCTCCTTGTATTTTCACACACTGTTCGTATTGTTTGGAGAATGCCCGCGTTTCGCCCCCGTAGATGATAACTCTGCTGGCAGCATCACGAAACACCAAAGATGTGTTGATCCTCTAGGC is a window encoding:
- the LOC123047564 gene encoding uncharacterized protein yields the protein MSTSQTTLSTMYRDASVKAVAKASPRQTTYEDIPKFPYGYHDEEDAPKPGFLWSGSQIRPAWAPKNYKDLKLEHSFLPTTPNKYQLKNLFNQVRYHFNRSSPLAFEGDSAVNGAYTTRYPLPPSSPPAAKDTYYIIRMRTRGIKKTGRPRVFFEFLFKDEDNYLIAWRVLTTPEQCKTAHWLFFRDTVIHMNDEPFKDMAQKCNYPSAYAHELQEVEIHRTVLEDIEIFLRDLYANPLQKTHAQGSLYFHTLFVLFGECPRFAPVDDNSAGSITKHQRCVDPLGTGCLYDLIKCWKKISFTILLLKLLLVEESMIAGIKQAKPHFCDSRKVSPQFQDLFEEAKLHRKKILERLASLYKDAKGLDLFAALNKQVIEADGDVGDATLQRMVTRFLHLVRFDKDLVPAILVRQDDFQGGLRLKF